One window from the genome of Indicator indicator isolate 239-I01 chromosome 6, UM_Iind_1.1, whole genome shotgun sequence encodes:
- the RPP40 gene encoding ribonuclease P protein subunit p40: MSESPLTRIRQVPRHLLVCEKGHARHPRSRHASHVRDHAYNCRVSFLIPECGLLPEVLKSTIADVGEYYLVRSLSVHELVSHEFIDTFVKKGSCYALTYNTKIDQDNAAALLPNGKLILSVDKDTYEELGLQGRPSQYSGKKAMRYTITIDLTDSSFHPDSKKHNRVLWALKDKKPLEFDILLAWYETGAEESTLMSYFSKHQIQALKPKITFSTIRDLQCPVLDSNELEGKPEESCSTEELFEWLGAVWNQVSLENKSSSFLSTYSCPQPNTVVEKAFLCTITGFIIPEKITQLLEQLCCYFGDPKLAYWLTLTVHGFADSPVSWRESEHGFHKGGENLYNFVIFRNLDYWLQMAVGSYDDCPP; this comes from the exons ATGTCGGAGTCCCCGCTGACGCGGATCCGCCAGGTTCCCAGGCACCTGCTGGTCTGCGAGAAGGGCCACGCGCGGCACCCCCGCTCGCGGCACGCCTCGCATGTGCGGGACCATGCCTACAACTGCCGG gTGTCTTTTTTGATCCCTGAATGTGGCCTCCTACCTGAAGTGCTGAAAAGTACTATTGCAGATGTTGGAGAGTACTACCTGGTGAGGAGTTTATCAGTTCATGAACTGGTCTCTCACGAATTCATTGATACTTTTGTGAAGAAAG GTTCATGCTATGCACTTACCTATAACACCAAAATTGATCAAGAtaatgctgcagctctgctaccAAATG GAAAGCTAATTCTGTCAGTGGATAAGGATACTTACGAGGAGCTTGGTCTGCAAGGTCGCCCTTCTCAGTATTCTGGCAAAAAAGCAATGAGATATA CTATAACAATTGACTTGACTGATTCCAGCTTTCACCCTGATAGCAAGAAACACAACAGAGTGCTTTGGGCCTTGAAAGACAAGAAACCTTTAGAATTTGACATTCTGCTGGCTTGGTATGAGACAG GTGCAGAGGAATCCACACTGATGTCATACTTTTCAAAACACCAAATACAGGCCCTGAAGCCAAAAATAACATTCAGCACCATAAGGGACTTGCAGTGTCCAGTGTTAGACAGTAATGAACTAGAAGGCAAGCCAGAGGAGTCCTGCAGCACTGAGGAACTGTTCGAATGGCTAGGTGCTGTCTGGAATCAAGTTAGCTT agagaACAAATCATCTAGCTTTTTGTCGACCTATAGCTGCCCTCAGCCCAACACAGTGGTGGAAAAAGCATTTTTGTGCACAATCACAGGCTTTATAATTCCTGAGAAGATAACTCAGTTACTGGAGCAGCTGTG TTGCTATTTTGGTGATCCAAAACTGGCCTATTGGCTGACCTTAACTGTGCATGGCTTTGCAGACAGCCCTGTTTCCTGGAGAGAAAGCGAACATGGATTCCACAAAGGAGGAGAGAATTTGTACAACTTTGTCATCTTCAGAAATCTGGACTACTGGCTTCAGATGGCTGTTGGAAGTTATGATGATTGTCCTCCATAA